DNA sequence from the Desulfitibacter sp. BRH_c19 genome:
CATCCATAGCCTTTGGCAGAAGAGCAAATTGTCCGTAAAAGTCTAGTAGCCCCCATCTTATGAAAGAAAGCATCTCCACAATTACGCTGAACCAAGCCCATGGTTCCTGCAAAGGAATAGGGTAGAATAGCCTCTGCACCATGCTTTTTAATAATTTCCAGCCAACGTTGGATAATATATTCTATAGCTTCATCCCAAGAAATTGATACAAACTGACCAGAACCCTTTTGACCTGTTCGCATCAAAGGTCTTGTTAAACGACCAGGTGCCTGGACTATCTGTTCATAATGGGCCATTTTAGCACATAAGGTACCTCTAGTAAAAGGATGGGCAGGGTCACCCTGAATTTTTACAGCTCGCCCATTCTCAATTTCAACTAGAAGCCCACACGTATCTGGGCAATCATATGGACATACTGAATGCCTAACAGTAGACATTAATTACCCCTCCAATTTTTTCTTTATTTAGTTTAGAATTCTATTTTCCGTCTGATGACTCCTGCAAATAATTCATTTTTCCATTGGCCTACAATTCAGGTTTTGAAACTGGCTTTCCAGCCTCAATTAGTACTTTGCTGCCTAGTAGGAAAAATCCCTGAATAAACAGCAGCAAGCCGGTAACTATAAGCAACCATTCTATTTTAATGATGTCAGATAGTGGTCCAAACAAAAGCATACCCATAGGCATCATAGAGCTTCCTATCATTCCTAAAACACCAAATACCCTACCCAGAAAATCTGCATCTACCTTTTCCTGTAATAAAACCGTAGAAGGTGTATTAAAGATTGGCATAGCAATTCCTACAAGCCCCATGAAAGTCAGATAAACCCAAAAAACAGGAATAACGCCAAGGGCAAAGGTACAGGCTCCAGTAACAAGAATGGATAGTGTCATCGAGTGAATCTTATTTTTGAAACCACCCCAGGAAGCCATGATGGTGCCGCCCATGATCATACCGATAGAAAAGGTCATTTCAATTGCCGTTAACCGCCAAACATCGTCACCAAAACTACGTACAACCTGTAGCGGCGTTAAAAAGGCAACAGGTGCTGCTAAGAAAAAAAAGAAGGCACAAAACAGAAAAAACCTCTTGATATACTCATGATTTCTGATGTAAGTAAAACCTTCACGCATATCGGTGAAATAGCTCATTGCTTGCTTTTTTTGAGCTTTCGCATGAACAGGTACATGCAAAAACAAAAATAATACTGAAACCGCTACGGCTGCTGTAATAACATCTATAAAGAATATTATCTCGATGCTAGCCACGGTTAGCAATGCACCGCTAAGCATGGGGGATGCCAGCATGACCGTTGCTTGGATAGTTCCGTTTGTCGCATTAACCTTAGTAAGTTTATCCTCCGGAACAATTTGCGGAAGGAAGGCTCCTATCGTAGGTATTTGAATTGCGGCCCCAAGCGCACGTATGGCTGACATTACAAAGAGTAACAACAGAGAATCGTATCCTAAAAGAAACAATATAGCTAAAACAAGTGTTGATAATGCAATAATAGAATCGGATAT
Encoded proteins:
- a CDS encoding MFS transporter, with translation MKTWKKNIILFLASQTISLFGSSLVQYAIMWYITLTTQSGVMMTIAIICGFLPTLFLSPFAGVWADRYNRKTLIIISDSIIALSTLVLAILFLLGYDSLLLLFVMSAIRALGAAIQIPTIGAFLPQIVPEDKLTKVNATNGTIQATVMLASPMLSGALLTVASIEIIFFIDVITAAVAVSVLFLFLHVPVHAKAQKKQAMSYFTDMREGFTYIRNHEYIKRFFLFCAFFFFLAAPVAFLTPLQVVRSFGDDVWRLTAIEMTFSIGMIMGGTIMASWGGFKNKIHSMTLSILVTGACTFALGVIPVFWVYLTFMGLVGIAMPIFNTPSTVLLQEKVDADFLGRVFGVLGMIGSSMMPMGMLLFGPLSDIIKIEWLLIVTGLLLFIQGFFLLGSKVLIEAGKPVSKPEL